CAGGATAATAACGGTACATTCAAATTAAGGAGAAAGTTTTCAACTGAgtacgaaatatttcaatacacctaatttcgatttcgaataTTCTAAGCAATCGATTCGAACCAAAACGTCATGAGTGTTTTGAcagtttcatttcttttcaaaacaCGACgtaaataaaagcaaacacgTTTTCGTGTTGCTTGGTAATTTCGTCGTAAATTCCGGTGTTTTTATCCGTTGTTTGGTGGTCTAGTGGACGGGCACACATTTCGTCTTCCAGTTTTGATTGCAGACGATAGAAAAGCGGCCACAAAATGACTGCCCGGTGCAAGAAGCGACGCAATCGGAACAACGCGATTCGCCGTGCGAAGAACAAGGTCAAGGAGCTGAAGAAGCTCAAAAAGACCCTCGGCCTGATCGACGAGGACGGTATGGAGATAATGGACAAGATCAAGGATATTACGGAGCAGGACAAAAAGGATCAGGTAGAACCTGACTGGTGTGACTTCACGCAGGAGCAGAATTAACCGCTGGCTCTCACTCTTTCCCCACAGGAACTGGCGCTGGTAGAGAAAGAGGCGAAGGAAGAGCTCATCAAGCGAGAACTGAAAGAAGTCGCAGCGGTTCCGGATGATAAATTCATCGAAGTGGTGAACgagaaaacgaaagtgaagcaCGTGTACAATGAGAAAACGAAGCGCGACCAGTTCGGCAGTTACCCATCGTGGTACAACCCGAAGAAGGAACAGCGGAAGCAGAAGCTCAAGCAAGGAAAGATCACTAAAAAGCGCCAATTCCGGGGTAAACGAATGCATTACATCGACAAGACGTGCGCGTGGAAGAACGCCATGTAAAGAATGAAGATCGGCGTCGTTTGTAATAGtttaaacataataaaacaGTGTTTACTTCGTAATCACATACCTAAGGGCTAACAACATTAATATCGTAAATCGCCGGCGAAGCTAGTCGTGGATTCCTCCCTAGAAGCTTTAGAACGATCTATATACAGGAGCATGCTAGCAAAGGGAATATTGCGAGCATACGGAAAGCCTTACTGGATGGTGCACCGATTCAGCAATTGTCAAGTGCGCGACACAATCGGCTGTTCAGCGACAAGCGCTTGCTCTCCGGGCTCCCCGGTTATCGCTTCCGTGGCACTGTCGCTGCCGAGCGCCTCCTCTTGTTCGACCTCGCGGTTCGCAGATACATCGTCGACGTTTTTGATCATTTTGCCACTGGCAAAGCCCACCAAACCTCCACCGATGGCGGCCAGTCCACCCGCCTTcaggcccaccaccagcccgaTCGGTCCACCGATGCAAGTACCGAGCAGGGCACCGGCCAACGGGTAAACGGCCTTCTTGTACGCCAACGCCCTTCGCAGGGCCGTCACACCGGCCTCGACCTCGATGTGTGTCAATTCAACGTTCTGCTCGACTTGCGTCACCGATTGGCCCTGCTCGTTGACCAACACGTGCACCTTCTGGTACAGGTCTTGAATATCCTCCATTTCGCGCTGTAACTGAGTCATCTGCCGAAGACACTCTTCACGCTCCTGCAGCTCTGCTTCGGCCTTGTTGAAAGTGCTGGAAATCTGCGGCACGTACGCCAGCTGCCGATTCGAACCGTACGGGATATTGTCGCTGGCTACCTCATCTTCGAACTGCGCATCTCGAAGCGATTGTTCGCGTAACGCTTGCTGCATCGCTGGAAGAGAACAAAGAATGGTGCGATCAGACCGGGGCACTGGCATAAACAGCCCAGATTCGCTTACCGATGTACTCCGCCATGCTGTCGTAGGAACGTTTCTTCACCGCCTCGATGGCCTCGTCGAACTTCTTCAGATCGTCCGCCCGCACCCGTCGGCGGACCTTGTCGATTTCCACCAGCATGAACTTGATCTGTTTTACGATGCGCGACGCATTGATCTGTTCCCGCTTCACCTTGTCCCACAGGTGCAGCGAGCCTGCCTTCTCGATGTTGCATTTGTGGTTCTGCAGCACGGCCAGATACTGTGGGATGGTCTGGTTGAATTTCGCGATCGATAACTCTGCTATCTTTAGCGAGATTTTCTCGCCATCGTCATCCATTGCGCACTTCCCGATCAAGTTCCTGATTGCACTACAGTTCCGGATCAAGATCAACCGTTATCAACcgcacgaaacggaaacaaagaacgcaaataaatattgttggTGAAGCACCGTAATTGAgacgaataataaataataatgataataagaAGCGTTGAATCActgtttgtttgggttttcaGCGAAAGTGACACTTTTGAAGCCGAGCGCGATTGACGCCCTTCCGAAACGTACGCCCATGAGCGTGAGGCATTAACGCGATCGGTCGTGGTTTTTATCGGCACGGTTATTGTTTGTTAACGTTTATCGTTTTTCCATAAATATAAGCACGGTTCCGATAATCCCAaaattgtgtattttttaattaaatctacTGTTCTCGCATCCATTACGGGGACCCTCACAAACCGTGCGCCTCTGGCTTTTCGCAATTTACTTGGCTTGCTGTGTGTGAGCGCGACGGGAGATGCACGAAAGCAGCTAGCAAGCGGCCATTTAGGCGAAGGCCAGAAAGAGACACCGCGAGACACGAAAACCAAGCGAAGCTGTCAAACGTCGAATTTGACGCCAGACTCGCCAGATCTTTCAcagacgaaacgaaagcgttgataaataaataaataaatctcatccatccatccgaaCTGTGCGTCGAAGTGTCCGCGATTGTGTCCCCCACTGGTCCCGACCATCGGTGAACGGCTTGCCTGCGGAGGCTCCTGACGAAGTGGTCGCGGTGCGCGCTATGGAGGTAGATATGCGGTTCGTGCTGGATCGAACGAGCGACGCGGAGGAACTGTTGGAGACGGGCTATCAGAAGGGTTACTCCTGCAACCTGCCGCCCGTGTCGAGGGAGATGCTGTGGGACTACGTGCTGACCCTCATGCGCACCGTTTGCGCCAACGAGGCGCAGCAGAAAGCACTGTAAGTAAGCAGCCGACGCGCGGGCCAGTC
The nucleotide sequence above comes from Anopheles bellator chromosome 1, idAnoBellAS_SP24_06.2, whole genome shotgun sequence. Encoded proteins:
- the LOC131208764 gene encoding protein LLP homolog isoform X1; the encoded protein is MTARCKKRRNRNNAIRRAKNKVKELKKLKKTLGLIDEDGMEIMDKIKDITEQDKKDQELALVEKEAKEELIKRELKEVAAVPDDKFIEVVNEKTKVKHVYNEKTKRDQFGSYPSWYNPKKEQRKQKLKQGKITKKRQFRGKRMHYIDKTCAWKNAM
- the LOC131208764 gene encoding protein LLP homolog isoform X2, whose amino-acid sequence is MTARCKKRRNRNNAIRRAKNKVKELKKLKKTLGLIDEDGMEIMDKIKDITEQDKKDQKEAKEELIKRELKEVAAVPDDKFIEVVNEKTKVKHVYNEKTKRDQFGSYPSWYNPKKEQRKQKLKQGKITKKRQFRGKRMHYIDKTCAWKNAM
- the LOC131208756 gene encoding syntaxin-17 — encoded protein: MDDDGEKISLKIAELSIAKFNQTIPQYLAVLQNHKCNIEKAGSLHLWDKVKREQINASRIVKQIKFMLVEIDKVRRRVRADDLKKFDEAIEAVKKRSYDSMAEYIAMQQALREQSLRDAQFEDEVASDNIPYGSNRQLAYVPQISSTFNKAEAELQEREECLRQMTQLQREMEDIQDLYQKVHVLVNEQGQSVTQVEQNVELTHIEVEAGVTALRRALAYKKAVYPLAGALLGTCIGGPIGLVVGLKAGGLAAIGGGLVGFASGKMIKNVDDVSANREVEQEEALGSDSATEAITGEPGEQALVAEQPIVSRT